CGCCGTCTGCAGCTACAGCGACATCGGCACCTACATCCTCATCTTCTACGACTACAATCCCGCCACCGGACTCATGACGCCCCTCACCCAGCCGCCCTTCGAAGATTTCCACGAGCTCCTCGGGGAACTCATCGTCCAACTCCCCAGCGAAGGCAAAGACATCCACACGAAAAGCTGGTGGGCAGGCGGCCCCGCCTCCCTCACCCTCCGCTGGAATGGCCGTGATGGATTTACCCTTGTCGACGCCGCTGAGCGCTACCGACAGCCCGCGCCCAACCAACCCACCACCTGCGACTTCCTCGCACTCTTCAAACCCGAGGTAACTACCGGCGGCGAACCCGTCGACCTCTACGACGCCCCCGACGGCAAAGTCATCCGTCATCTTACCGACAAAGAACTCGATTACGACTTGCGGGTCAAGCGCGCAGAAAATGGCTGGGCTTACGTCGACTACGGTAATAACTTGCTGGGAGCAGGCTCATCCGAGGGTAGCGCTTGGGTACGCTGCACCTCCCTCTACGTCCTCCCCGCCGGCCCCGTCTACACCAACTACATCTACGCCGAGCCCACCCGCGCCTCACACCGCGTCGCCACCTTCAACGAAGCTCAGGACAATAGTTCCGATATCTGGTGGAAAGTCCTCGAAATCCGCAAAGGCTGGGTCAAAATCCGCACCACCCATTTAGGCATCACCGGCTGGATCGAGGCCCGTATCCTCTGCGGCTCCGAGGGCGTAGACTGCTGACTCGGCCGCATACCCTTCTTTTCGCGGATACCCGGATAATCATCGACAATTCACAATGGATCATTATGAAACCTCTCTTTCTCCTCCTGTTAGGACTCACTCTCCTCGTCCCCGCCCCCCACGCGCAAGACGACGACGCCAAATACGACGAATACGCCGACGAGATGGAGATCATGCGCTCCTTAAGCATCGAAGGCTGGGCTCACGCACCGGCGCTCCCCGTGCACGCTTCCACAAGCAAAGGGCCGACGATTGCCGACTTCGCCCGCGCCTTCCTGAAGCAGAAGCGATACAGCAGCTCCTTCAGCCGCGCCATCCTCGCCCGGCTCGACGGTCTCCATCCGGAGCCCGACGACGGCATGTTCCGCTATCTCATCGACGTGCCCCACGGCTACCTCTCCGTCGATACCCCCTTCAACTGCGGTGCGGACTGCACCATCTCGTTAGAGATATGCTATTGGCACACCGCCAACGGCCATCGGCTCGTAGGACTCACTTGGGGCGACCGGGGCATCGGCTGTCTCCTCTTCTACGATTACAACCCCCAGACCCGCCTCATGACGCCCCTCCCCGAGCCCCCCATCAAGGACTTCTACGACAACACCGCCATGCTGAACGCCCACCTGCCCCGCCAAGGCAAAGACATCCACATAAAGCCCATCTGGGATAACCCCTCCGACACCCTTACCCTCCGCTGGAACGGAAGCGATGCCTTCATCTTCGACGGCGCCGCCGAGCGATATCGGAAGCCCACGAAAAGCAACGAGGTGGCTCTCTTTGCCCGAGCATATTTCTATCAGACGCCCAACATGCCCGACCTCTCGGCCATGAAGGACGCCCCGCTCTACGACGCCCCGAACGGCATCATCACCCGTCGCCTGACCCCCGCGGAGCAGCAGGAGTACTTCATCATGCTCACCTGCGTCCGCGGCGACTGGGCCGAGATCGCCTACATACAGCCGGGCGATCGATACCCGGTAGATCTGACCCGTAGCCTCCGGCAAGGCCGCGACTACGCCACCGGCTTCCGCCGCGCTTGGGTGCCCCGCAGGGCGCTCTTCGTCGACATCGCCGACAAAGACGGGCCCTTCGACCTGATGCTCCACCTCTACGCCGAGCCCACACTCGCCTCGCGCCGCCTCTATGCGGTGGAGGACATGCGAAACAGCGTCGAGGTGGCGCTCGCATTTCACCTCCTGGAAGCCCGCCACGGCTGGGTCAAGGTACAAATGGCCACCACCAACTACATCGGCTGGATAGAATCGCGCTACCTCTTGGCCGATTAGGACAGCGATTGCGGATACTGATCCCGCTTCATCATAGATAATTGAAACCGATATGAAAACGAATCTCTTTGGGGCGAATGCGCTTCGCCCCTGTATTGCCTTATTGATCGGGCTACTCACTGTCGCCCCTGCTTGTACGCGGAAGTCGGCCAACGCGCAGGAAACGGCCAGCGCCTCGCCGAAAATCGCTCAATCCGTCGACCGGCCGGAAGACCCTGTCCGCGCCGAGATCGTAGACGGACGCGTCCGCCTCATCGCCAAAACAGACGAGCTAGGTTGGCCCGAGCGCACCCAATTCGTCGAAGGCCTCACGGGCCGCTGCGTCGGGCTCTTCGCCGGCGACATCGGCCAAGACACCAACCCATTCCTCTGCATGCTCATGGACGACGGCGGCGTGGAGCTCCTCTCCTACCACAGCCTCGGCCACGAGGCCTACGGGCGTACACTCTGCTTCACCTCCTCCGGCCGCTTGCCCGGCCTGAAGGACATCACGCGCTTCCGCGAAGGCCCCGTCATGAACGAGTATGGCTTTGCCGATTACGGTACCATCTTCGCCATCGATCGTGAAGGCCACGAGCACGAGATCGAGCCCTGCATCCGACCCTTCTCCGCGCTTTACAGCTACTCCTCCGGCGGCACCGGCGTCGTCCTGGAACAACAACTCGTCATCTATCCCGATTGGACCTTCCTGTTCACCCTCGGCATCGCCGAAAGCGAACTCGTCCACACCTACACCGGCCGCCTCCGCCCGATCAAAATGGATTACGAAAACGACGTCTACGAGTACAGCTACACCATGCTCACCCGCTTCGACTACCCGCCCGTAGGCGACGAGGAAGCGTACGAAAACGCCCGTCCCCAGCCCGCCACTGAGCGCGGATCCTTCCGCCTCACCTACAAAGACGGAAGCCGCAGCTACGACCTCGTCGTCCTCAGCGGCCCTCTTCCCTTCGCCACCGAGAAGGGCTCCCCCGCACGCTACAGCCCCGTCCGCAGCAACGATATCCCTGCCCCCAGTCTCGTAACCGACTAACCCCCTCACACATCACTGATATGAAAACCTCCCTCTTTACGCTCCTACTCGGGCTACTCGCCCTCACCGCCACCGGCTGCAACCGCAGCAACGCCCAAGGTGCCGCAGCGGCGGACGCCTCTGAACTCCCTTGGGGAGAAACCGACATCGTGGCCGTCGCCTTCGTCGGCTACGGCACCTCGTTTGAAGACTTCAAACAGACACCCACCTTCGCCGATCTGAAGCAACGCTACGGCCTGCCCGACGACATCAGCTGCATCAGCCGCAAGGACGAAGAAGGCGAAGAGAGCGCCACCGACAATGAGCTCTACCTCGTCATCCCCCGCGATCCAAACGCCTCCGTAGCCGTCAACGACCTGCCCGTCGAACGCCTCATCGACCCCGACGCCGACGTCTACGGCCTGATCCTCTACAAGAGCGAGTCGGGCACGCCCTTCTTCGTCCGCTGTCAAAGCAGTGGCGGCATGATGAACCTTGAAATTATCATCGTGGACAACAACGGCCGACAGATCATCTATCGCCCGCAGCTCTCCACCGACGACGGCTCACTCGTCACGCCCGGCATCGTCAACCAGGGCGAAGGCTCCGTGCTCGACATCACGCAGCCGCTGCCCACGAGCCGCCTGCCGCAGTCCGTCGAGTGCTCCGAAGATCCCATCACGGCCCGCATCGCTCAGGGGCGCGTCTTCCTCGACGTGCAGAAGCCCTTCGGCGCCGTGGAGAATCGCACCTATGTGCTGGAGGGCATCACGGGTCGCTGCGTCGGACTCTTCGCGGGCGAGATCGGCCGTGACAAGTTGTTCTTCCTCTGCCTGCTCATGGACGACGGCGGCGTGGAAGCCTTCTGTCCGGCCAGCATCAGCGGCTTCAATCCGAACAGCGGCGCGGACTTCATCTCCAGCGGCCGCCTGCCCGACCTGAAGGACATCACCGGCTTCCGCCAAGAGGGCGACGCGATCCAAGCCATCGACAAGTCGGGCGGCAAACACGCGCTCCGCCCCAACCTCCTGCCCAAGCCTTACCGCTCACTCTTCCACGATGTCGACGGCGAGGAGTATGAACTGCGCATTTACCCCGATTGGAGGTTGATGTTCATCGACGGATCGCGCGAGGGCGGCACGATCGCGTACTACGCTGGGCAAGTCTTCCAGACGAAGGCCGACGCCAAGTCCGGACAGTACGAGTTCCGCTACCTCATGCGCTCGCACACCGCCTTTGGAAGTGGCGACGACAATCCAGACATTGTCGAAAAGACCACTCCCTCGACCGCAAGCGGCACCTTCCGCCTCACCACCCACGACGGCGGCCAGACCTACGATCTCGTCCTCCTCAGCGGCCCCGCCCTCTTCCGTTTCAAGCCCGGCAGCCCTGCCCGCTTCAGCATCGTCAGCAGCTACGAAGGCCAACCGCGCTGGAGCGAGGAATAAGCGGACAGAGAACAGCCCCGCCATTCCCGATTGAGCCCCGTTTCCGCCTGGAAACAGCCCCGTAATTCCGGATTAACGTGAGTTCGGTGTAAGAATAAAACCAGCAGAGAGTTTCTACGGAAGCCTGGCCAAAACGTTTTTGGAAATGCCTACAACACTGCGACAAATGCTTCGGAGAACTTTTTGGCGTTTGCGGTACTCCCGCAAGTCTCGTGGCGTTTGCTTTGGCGTTTGCGGGTACTCCCGCAAGTCTCGCGGCGTTTGCTTTGGCGTTTGCGGGTGCTCCCGCAAGTCTCGCGGCGTTTGCTTTGGCGTTTGCGGGTACTCCCGCAAGTCTCGCGGCGTTTGCTTTGGCGTTTGCGGGTACTCCCGCAAGTCTCGCGGCGTTTGCTTTGGCGTTTGCGGGTACTCCCGCAAGTCTCGCGGCAAATGCCAGGACGTTTGCGGGAGTCCCGCAAGAGCGCTTTTCTCCATTTTGGCGCTCACAAGACTGTTGCAAGCATTTCCAAAGGCACTTTGGCCGTTACAACATGCTATCAGAGACATTATCTATGAATAAGGGAATCACATTCTTTTGTCGAACTCACGTCGGATTACAGCGTGTTGCTCGGAAGAAACAGGCCGGAATTCCCGATTTGGGCGTGTTGCTAAGAAGAAACACAGCGGAATTCCCGATTACGGCATATTCCTCCAGAAGAAACGGGGCGGAATTCCGGATTGAGGCACGTTTCCGGGTGGAAATGTGTGCGAGATGAAAACAAGACGTCCTGCCGACAGGGGATTTCCCCTCCGCCGGCAGGACGTTTCGTTTGTAACCCTTGCGTCTCTTATACGTTACGCCCCACGATATAGTCGGCCAACGCCAGCAGACTCTCTCGCGCCGGGCCGTCGGGTAGATAGCGGATCTCGTCCTTGGCACGGTCGCGATACTCATTCATGCGCTGCTCGGCATAGGCTATACCGCCGTGCTCCTTGGCGAAACGGATCAGCGCCGCCACGTTCTCCGGCGTAAAGCACTGCTCACGGATCATACGCAAGAAGGGCGCCTTCACGGCCTCGGCCGTCGTAGAGAGCGCGTAGAGCAGCGGCAGCGTCACCTTGCCCTCACGGATGTCGTTCCCGCCTGGCTTACCCGTAGAAGGCATGTCGAAGTAGTCGAAAAGGTCGTCGCGGATCTGGAAACTGTAGCCAAGTAGCCGGCCGTACTCGCGGCAGTGCGCCTGCACCTCTGCGTCCGCACCTGCCGTGACCGCCCCGATCTCGGCACAGACCGCCAGCAGCATGGCCGTCTTCTTCTCCACCGCGGAGAAGTAATCCTCTTCCGTAAGGAGCTGTTCGCGCGCGTTCTCCAGCTGCTTGATCTCGCCCGCGGCCATCTGTCGGCTGAGGGTGGAGATGATGGAGACGATCAGCGCACTCCCCGTTCGGGCGGCACGGATCAGTGCCTCGGACAACACAAAGTCGCCCACCAAGACGGCGATGCGATTGTCGAAGACAGCGTTTATGGAGGGTTGTCCACGTCGTTGACGCGTATCGTCCACCACGTCGTCGTGGATCAGCGAGGCCATGTGTAGCAGTTCGATGAAGACGGCCGAGTGCACCGAATCAGGTCGGACGCCGCCCGCAGCCGCGGCCGTGAGCAGCAGCAGCAGTGGGCGGACATGCTTGCCGCCGGAGTGGTATACGGCCTCAATGGCTGCACGGATCGTGCGCACGTCGCTGTGTAGCGCCTCGGTGTATTCGCTCAGAAACTGCTCAAGCGCCTCTTCCACCGGCCGCTCTATATCTCGTTTATTGATCATGTTCTGGGTGTATTTTAATGCCGGGCAAAAGTAGATAGAGGTGGGAATTATCCTTTCATCCTGGCCCCATCCGCCGTTACAATCGCCCCCTTCTGCCGAAAGGGGATTCGTTGGGGGCATGCTCACATGTACCCGGCCAAACTTCCCTGCCCCGGCAGGGGCCCCCGCCGGATCTACTCTTACTTTTACGCCCGCAAATCCAAACTCATACATCCCAAATGAAGCTCCTCCTCATCGATGCTTACGCACTGATCTACCGTTCCTACTACGCCTTCATACGCAATCCTCGCGTCAACTCGAAGGGCATGAACACCTCGGCCATCTTCGGCTTCATCAACTCGCTTGACGATGCCCTCCGACGACTCACGCCCACCCACGCCGCCATCGCTTTCGACCCCGCCGGGCCCACCTTCCGCCACGAGGCCTTTCCTGAATACAAGGCGCAACGCGAGAAGACGCCTGAGGACATCCACGCATCCGAACCCTACATCCGCCGATTCATCGCGGCCAGGCACATCCCCCTACTCGAGGTCGCGCGCTACGAGGCCGACGACGTGATCGGCACCATTGCCACGCAGGCTGCGCAAGAGCAGTTCGATGTCTATATGATGACGCCCGACAAGGATTACGGGCAACTCGTCACCGACCGCATCTTCCAGTTTCGACCGCGACACGGCGGCGATTACGAGACGATGGGGACGGCCGAGGTGTTGGCTAAGTATGGCCTAACATCCGTCAGCCAGGTGATCGACCTGCTCGGGCTGATGGGCGACGCGTCGGACAATATCCCCGGCTGCCCAGGTGTCGGCGAGAAGACGGCGCAGAAACTGCTCACCGAGTTTGGCAGCATCGAACGGCTGCTCGAGTCTACCGACCAACTCAAGGGCGCACTCCGCACGAAGATCGAGACGCACGCCGAGCAGATCCGCTTCTCTAAGTTCCTCGCTACGATCGTCACTGACGCACCTATTCGGTTCGACGCCGCCGCGTGTGCCATCAGCGAACCCGACCGCGACGCCCTTCGTGAGCTCTACACAGAACTCGAGTTCCGCAGCTTCCTCACGAAGCTCGACGCGGAGCCGACCGATACTCCCGCACCGGGTCAACAGCTTTCGCTCTTCGCCAACGAACCGACGGCCCCACCGCCATCGCCCGACGATGCCGATACGACC
The sequence above is drawn from the Tannerella serpentiformis genome and encodes:
- a CDS encoding polyprenyl synthetase family protein gives rise to the protein MINKRDIERPVEEALEQFLSEYTEALHSDVRTIRAAIEAVYHSGGKHVRPLLLLLTAAAAGGVRPDSVHSAVFIELLHMASLIHDDVVDDTRQRRGQPSINAVFDNRIAVLVGDFVLSEALIRAARTGSALIVSIISTLSRQMAAGEIKQLENAREQLLTEEDYFSAVEKKTAMLLAVCAEIGAVTAGADAEVQAHCREYGRLLGYSFQIRDDLFDYFDMPSTGKPGGNDIREGKVTLPLLYALSTTAEAVKAPFLRMIREQCFTPENVAALIRFAKEHGGIAYAEQRMNEYRDRAKDEIRYLPDGPARESLLALADYIVGRNV